GACGATTCCCGCGGAACCGCGCCCGACAATGCCCGTCACTCGGGCTACCAGCGGATGGCGGCGTCGGGCGCCGTCGTGCTGATGGACACCGGCACCCCGCCGCCGCTTGCCTATTCCAGGGACGCCCACGCCGGCTGCCTGTCGTTCGAGTTTTCCGACCGCACCAACCGCATCATCGTCAATTGCGGCATGCCGGCCGGCGCGAAGTCCAAATGGCGGGGCCTGGCGCGCTCCACGGCCGCCCATTCCACCCTGATCGTGGAGGACACGTCGTCGGCGCGCATCCTGCCCGCGCACGGTCTGGGCCACCGTCTGGGCCCGGTGCTCTACAACGGGCCCAAACATGTGGATGTGCGGCGTGAGGACGACGAGGAGCAGATGGCCGTCGTCGCCCGGCACGACGGCTATGCCGGCCGGTTCGGCCTGCTGCACGAGCGCACCGTGGTCCTCAGCGCGGATGGCCGCATCCTGATCGGGCGCGACCGGCTGGAACCGGTGCGCGCCGGTGCCGGAGACAAGCTGCCGTTTGCGGTCCGCTTCCATCTGCATCCCCAGGTGCGCGCCAATCGCAGCCAGGACGGACACAGCGTCCTGATCGTCTGCGAGGATCGGTCGGCGTGGCGGTTCACGGCCGAGGACATCCAGCCCGAGATCGAGGAATCGGTGTTTCTGGCCGGGGCCCACGGCATGCGGCGAACGGCCCAGATCGTGCTCTACGGCCGGGTCTCGGGAACCTCCACGGTCACCTGGCAGCTGGAAAAAGAGGCGGATCGGCCGCGGTCCCGGCGGCGTCCGGCGGAGAGTGGCGGCGAGGGCCGGGAGGAGCCGCTCCTGTTCTGACCGCTCTGGGCGCTTCCGGTTGACGCCGGAAGTGTGCTACCGGCCAGACCGCCAGCCCCGGCAAGACCCCGCGAATGAGCCCATTCCGGTTGGGCGAAGACGCCCGGCCGCTGCTATATGGCTCCGCATTCGGATTTATGAGCGATTCCCCTCCGTCCAGATCGCTGGATCGGATCGGAAGATTCTCTGAACGACGAAAGGACTTCTCATGGTGACGCCGTCTTCCGTGCCGCTTCCCGACCGTGTCGCGGTTCGGCGCGCGCTCGTTTCCGTGTCCGACAAGACCGGCGTCGCCGAGTTCGCCGGCGAACTCGCGAAGCGGGGCGTGGACATCCTGTCGACGGGCGGAACCGCGAAGACGCTGTCCGACGCGGGCATCAAGGTCACCGACGTCGCCGAAGTCACCGGCTTTCCCGAGGTTCTGGGCGGCCGGGTGAAGACCCTGCACCCGATGATCCATGGCGGGCTGCTCGGGGTGCGCAACGACCCGCAGCACGCCGCCCAGCTCGTCGAGCACGGCATCGAATCGATCGATCTTCTGGTGATCGACCTCTATCCGTTCGAGAAGACCGTCGCCTCCGGCGCGGCGTTCCGCGAAACGATCGAGCAGATCGACATCGGCGGTCCGGCGATGATCCGCGCGGCGGCCAAGAATCACGCTTTTGTAGCCGTGCTGGTGGACCCGGCCGACTATTCGGCGGTGCTGGACGAGATGAGCGCCGGCGACGGGACCCTGCCCATCGCCATGCGCAAGCGGCTCGCCGCCAAGGCCTATGCGCGCACGGCCGCTTACGACGCGGCCATCTCCACGTGGTTCGCCGGCGAGGAGGAACAGCCGGACAAGACCTGGTTCTCCCTCGGCGGCCGCCTGATCTCGGAAATGCGCTACGGCGAGAACCCGCATCAGAAGGCCGGCTTCTACGGCACCGGCATGCCGCGTCCGGGCGTCGCCACGGCGCGCCAGGTGCAGGGCAAGGCGCTCTCCTACAACAACATCAACGACACTGACGCCGCTTACGAGCTGGTCGCCGAGTTCGATCCGGAGCGCACGGCGGCCGTCGCCATCATCAAGCACGCCAATCCGTGCGGCGTGGCGGAAGGCGACGGGCTGGTCGACGCCTACCGCAAGGCGCTGGCCTGCGATCCGGTCTCCGCGTTCGGCGGCATCGTGGCGCTGAACCGCGAACTGGACGCGGAGGCTGCGACGGCCATCACCGAGATCTTCACCGAGGTCATCATCGCGCCCGGCGCGACCGACGAGGCGATCGAAATCGTGGCCGCCAAGAAGAACCTGCGCCTTCTCCTGACCGACGGACTGCCGGATCCGCGCTTTGCCGGGCCGATGGTGCGTTCGGTCGCCGGCGGCTTCCTGGTGCAGGACCGGGACGGGTCCGTGGTCGAGGACTGCGAACTCACCGTCGCGACCGCCCGGGCGCCGAGCGAGCAGGAATGGGCCGATCTGAAATTCGCCTGGCGGGTCGCCAAGCACGTGAAGTCGAATGCCATCGTCTATGTGAAGGACGGGGCGACCGTAGGGGTCGGCGCCGGGCAGATGAGCCGGGTGGATTCCGCCCGCATCGCCGCCCGCAAGTCGGCCGACGCCGCCGAGGCCGCCGGCGTTCCCGAGCCGCTGACGCGCGGCTCGGTCGTTGCCTCCGATGCCTTCTTCCCGTTTGCCGACGGCCTCATGGCCGCGGTGGACGCGGGCGCGACGGCGGTCATCCAGCCGGGCGGTTCCATGCGGGACGACGAGGTGATCAAGGCCGCCGACGAGGCCGGCATCGCCATGGTCTTCACCGGCGTCCGCCATTTCAGGCACTGAGCAAATCCCAGGAAAAGTGGGGACCGGTTTTCCGTCCGGGATTTGCGGAAGAAGAAAGCAACGCCAGGAAAAGTGGGAACCGGTTTGGTCTTTTCCCGCTCACGCGAGTTCGCTTTGCTCACCGCTGCGCGGGGCGCGGCCGGTTCTTTCGTCCCGGTCGCTGCGCTTCGCGCCTCTTGACCGGCCGACGCGCGGTCGCGCGCTGGCTGGGGTGATGCGAAAGGGCGCGAGGGACTGTCGGCGTCGAACCCAATCTCCGCTCATTCCGGCGGAAGCCGGAATCCAGGGTGGACCGCCGCAGCATCCGAGACCGTGCCCCTGGACCCCGGCTTTTGCCGAGGGGAACGGGGGTGGGGACGCCCCTTGCACTCTGACGCCCCCTGCCATTGATCGCCGCGACGTGTCGTCCTGCGCACGCCGGCCTGATACGAGAGCGCCAATGGATCAAAAGAGCCGTTTCGTCTTTGAAGGGGAAATGACGCGCGAAGACGTGGCTGTCGGCTATCGGGAGTATCTCAACCGGGCCCGGCCCCTTCTTCGAAGCCGATGGGGCGACGGGCCCACGGCCCTTCTCCTGCTGGTGCTGGCCAATGCCTGTTCGCTTCTCCTGGCTCGATATACGACGCCGTTCGCCGGCGAGGTCGCGTCCCTCGTGGTTCTGACGACCGGGATCGGCTTGGCCGCCGGCATAATTCTCTGGGCTCTGAGCACGCGGTCGATGGTCAAGCGGATGGTGGAGCTTGCGACGGCCGAAATCGGTCCGATGACCGTCACGGTTCAGCCGGATCGCTTCGCGGTCCGGAATGGCACGGGCTCGCACAGCGAAACCCCCTGGTCGGCGATTTCGAAGATCGAGCTGTCAAAGGAGACTTTGCTGGTTTGGCACGACGTGCTGGTCGTCCAGCGCGTGCCCCGCCGCCTTCTCGGCGGCGAGGCGCGGGAAGCGGAGCTTATCGCGGCGTTGCGTCAGTGGGCGCCCCATGCGACCGGGCCGCTTTAGCGCGGTTGCAGCTCAGTATTCCGGCCGCACGCCGGCCGGTGCGGTGAACGCCATGCCGGAGACGGTCCAGGTCCACTCCGACAGCGGCGCCTTGCACTCCGAGATCATGACGTCCTCGCATGTGTCCGTCGGCGGTTCGGCGCCGACCGAAAGCGCGAACCAGTCGTTGCCGCGCGTGAACGTCACGCTGGTCGCACCGGGGGCGTCGGCATCGTAGGCGCTGTCCCGGGTCCAGCCCTCGAAGCCTTCGCCGATGGTCGCGAGGTTTTCCAGATTCTTCGAAACGCCGGTCGCCGTCCCGGAGAACAGGCAGGCGGTTCCGTCGAGATTGGTGAAGATGTAAGGGCCTGCGTCGCCCACGACGACGTCGACCGGCACGCCCGTCCGGTCGCTGGTCTCCTTGGCGAGCTGGCTGCAGTCGTCGTCGGAGAGCGGTTTTGCCGTGATCGTCGACTGGGCCGAGGCGGCCGTCGCGGCCAGGATCAGAGGAAGCGCGGCGGCAAGCCGGAGCGCGGTCGCTGCGCGGCTTGTGGCGGGTCGGGTCGGTGTCATGCGTGTCCCTCTCAGCTGTGCCGGCGCGCCGGCAGGATGGTCAGCGTTGGCATTCCGGGCAGAAAAAGGTCGAGCGTCCGGACTGGACGATGCGCCTGATGGTGCCGCGACAGCTCTCGCGGCGGCAGGGCTCGTGCTCGCGATCGTAGACCGCAAACGTATGCTGGAAATAGCCGAGGCTGCCGTCGGCCTTCATGTAGTCCCTGAGCGTCGAGCCGCCGGCGACGATGGCGTCGGCGATCACCGCCTTCACCGCTTCCGCGAGCCGCTCCGCCCGGAGCGTGGGCGTCCCGTCCTTGCGGGCGATGGAGCCGGCGCTGCGCCGGGGCGACAGCCGCGCCCGCCACAGCGCCTCGCACACATAGATGTTGCCGAGCCCGGCGATCAGGCGCTGGTCGAGGAGTGCCGCCTTCAGCGATGTGCTGCGTCCGGCGAATTTCTCAGCCAGGAATGCACCGGTCAGCTCCTCGCCCACGGGCTCGACACCGAGGCCGCGGATGAGCGGATGCCGGTCGAATTCGGCGCGCGCGATCAGCGCCATGTAGCCGAACCGGCGCGGATCGTTGTAGACGATGCGGGTGCCGTCCTCGAGGCGGAACTCCACATGGTCGTGGGCCCTGTCCTTGGAGCGGGGCAGATGAAACCGGCCGGCGACCTCCGTTTCCGCCCCGGCTTCGATGCGGAACGAGCCCGACATGCCCAGATGCATCAGGAGGACGGTGCCGTCATCGAGATCGGCCACGAGATATTTTGCCCGCCTGCCGAGCGCCGTCACGATGCGGCCCGATACGCGCGCCACGAAGCGCTCCGGGAACGGAAAGCGCAGGTCCGGTCGTCGCTGGGCGACGGACACGATGGTGTGGCCGACCAGCGCGGGCGCGATGCCGCGGCGGACGGTCTCGACTTCTGGAAGCTCGGGCATCACAAAGCCGGGTGAGATTGGAACACGGGACGTGATCGTTAACCCGACCCGCGCCGTAAGCATAGCCGCAGGATGTCCCGCCGGTTATCGTCGCCCGAAAGAGGTTTGATGAGTATGAGCGAAACCGAATCGCGCACGCAGGGGGGCAGCGAGCTTCCTTTCGGCTTCCGCCAGGTCGCGGCCGGCGACAAGCAGCGCCTCGTGGATGACGTCTTCCACCGCGTGGCCCAGCGCTACGACCTGATGAACGACCTGATGTCGGGCGGTCTCCACCGGCTGTGGAAGGACGCGATGGTGAGCTGGCTGTCGCCGCCCAAGTCGGCGCGCGGCCGCTACCGGGTTCTGGACGTCGCCGGCGGAACCGGTGACATCGCCTTCCGCATCCTGAACCGCGGCGGCGCGGGGACGAGCGTCACGATCACCGACATCAACGGCGCGATGCTGGGCGTCGGTGCGGAGCGGGCGGAGAAGAAGCATCTCGCCGACCGCAGCCGCTTCGTCCAGGCCAACGCCGAGATGCTGCCCTTCGCCGACCGATCCCACGACGCCTACACGATCGCCTTCGGCATCCGGAACGTGCCCGACCGGGCGGCCGCGCTGGCCGAGGCCTACCGGGTGCTGCCCCGGGGCGGTCGCTTCATGTGCCTTGAGTTCGCGCCCGTCGACCTGCCGGTCCTGCAGCAGGTGTACGACACCTATTCGTTCCGGGTGATCCCGCCCCTCGGCCGCGCGGTCACCGGCGACGAGCAGCCCTACCAGTATCTGGTGGAATCGATCCGCACCTTCCCCATCCCCGAGCGGTTCGCGTTCGAGATCGAGGAGGCCGGCTTTTCGCGGGTCACCTTCCGGCTTCTGTCGGGTGGCATCGCCGCGATCCATTCCGGCTTCAAGGTCTGACGCGATGGCGCTACGGATTGCGCCGCTGCTTCGCCTGGTGCATGCGGGGTTCGTGCTCGCGCGCGAGGGCGTGTTCGGGCTGGTGGTTCTCCCGGACCTGCCGCCGTCGGCCCGCTTCGGCATCCGGGTCGCGCGGCTCCTGGAACGGCGCGGCGCCAAGCGGACCGAGGCCGCCGTCCGCCTGACCCAGGCGCTCAACCGTCTCGGCCCGTCCTATGTGAAGCTCGGCCAGTTCCTGGCGACCCGGGCCGATGTGGTCGGCGCCGATGCGGCCCGCGAGCTGGCCAAGCTCCAGGACGAGGTTCCCCCGATCTCCGACGAGACGGCGCGCAAGGCGATCGAGGAGGGGCTCGACCGCACCGTCGAGGAGGCCTTCGTCGAGTTCGGGCCGGCGGTCGCCGCCGCTTCCATTGCCCAGGTCCACCGGGCGACGGTGCGCGACCGGGACGGCGGGATCCGCACGGTCGCCGTGAAGGTGCTGCGGCCAGGGGTCGCCGGCCGCTTCGCCCGGGATCTGGAGAGCTTCTACATGGCCGCCCGCCTGATCGAGCGGTTCGTGCCGCACGCGCGCCGGCTGCGGCCGGTCGCCGTGGTCGATACGCTCGCCTGGTCCGTGCACCTGGAGATGGATCTCAGGCTCGAGGCCGCCGCACTGTCGGAAATGGCGGAGAACTGCCGCGAGGACCCGGGCTTCCGCGTTCCGTCGGTGGACTGGGCCCGCACCTCCAAGACGATCCTCTCCATGGAGTGGATCGAGGGCATCAAGCTGTCGAAGATCGAGGCGATCCGCGAGGCTGGCATCGACCTGGAGCAACTCGCCGAGACGGTGATGCAGTCCTTCCTGCGCCACGCGGTCCGCGACGGCTTCTTCCACGCCGACATGCATCCGGGCAATCTCTTCGTGGAGCCGGACGGAACGCTGGTCGCCGTCGATTTCGGCATCACCGGCCGCCTCAACGCGGCGGAGCGCTCGTTCCTGGCGCGCATTCTCTACGGCTTCATCCGGCGCGACTACAGGCTGGTCGCCCAGGTCCATTTCGAGGCCGGCTACGTTCCAGCCGATCAGGACCCGGACGTGTTCGCCCAGGCGCTGCGCGCGATCGGCGAGCCGATCCGCGACCAGACCGCCCAGGACATCTCCATGGCGCGGCTCCTGACCCAGCTGTTCGAAGTCACCGAGCTGTTCGCCATGACGACCCAGCCGCGGCTGATCATGCTGCAGAAGACCATGGTCGTGGTGGAGGGCGTCGCCCGCAGCCTGGATCCGAAGCTGGACATGTGGCACGTGGCCGAACCGGTCATGCGGACCTGGGTGGAGACGAATATCGGTCCGGCCCGCCGTCTGCAGGAGGCTGGGGAAGGGCTCGCCGCGTTCGTCCGGCTGATGGCGGAATTCCCGGACTTCGTGGATAAGGTGAGCCGGATGAGCCACGGTTTCTCCAACATGGCGGAGACGGGCCTCACCCTTGCCGTGGACACGGTCGACCACATCGCGGAGGCGGAGGCGCGGCGGACCCGCTCGCGCCAGGCCGCGCTCTGGCTCGGCGCGCTCTCCCTGTTCGCCATCGCGATCTCGGTGGTGTTTGGCTAGAGCAAAGCCAGCGAAAGTGGGAACCGGTTTCGCGTCCGGCTTTGCGGAGAAAGAATCTTTTCCCTCACGCCGAGTTCGCTTCGCTCACCGGCTCCGGGAGGGCGGCGCATGAGCGCCGGCGGACGGTCGTCCGCTGATAAAGCCCAGGAAAAGTGGGAACCGGTTTTCCGTCCGGGCTTTGCGGGGAAAGAGAGCAAAGCCAGCGAAAGTGGGAACCGGTTTAGGTGTCTCCGCTCACGCGCGTTCGCTTCGCTCACCGCTCCGCGGGGGCGGCCTGACCGGCCGGCGCGCAGTCGCGCGCTGACACGCAAAGCCCAGGAAAAGTGGGAACCGGTTTTCCGTCCGGGCTATGCGGGGAGGAGAATCTCCAAACTCCGCTCATTCCCGCGAGGGCGGGAATCCAGGGCCAAAAGTCCAGGCCCATCGTGTCGCCCTGGACCCCGGCTTTCGCCGGGGTGAGCGGCTGAGGATGGGTCGGTTCATTTCCGACAGGTCCGTGAGCGGTTGTAGGGGGCCGGCCGCGCCATGCGCATTCAGTCGGCGACGGTCTCCACAGCCGCGATCATCCGCTCGATGTCCTGGGGACGCGACAGGCGGTGATCGCCGTCCTTCACCAGCGTGAGCACCACGTCGTCGCGGGCGAGCCTGGAGACCAGGTCGGTGACATGGGTCCACGGCACGTCGTCGTCGAGCACGCCCTGAAGGATGTGGACCGGACAGCCGGTCTCGATCGGCGCGGTCTCGTAGAGCAGGTTCTGTCTCCCGTCCTCGATCAGCTCGCGGGTGATCGGATACGGGTCTTCGCCGTAGGGCGATGGCCGGTACCACACCCCGTCCTTCAGGATCGACTGGCGCGCCTCTTCGGGAAAGTTCGCCCACATCAGCGTCTCGGTGAAGTCGGCCGCCGGCGCGATCAGGACCATGCCGGCAAGCCGGTCGGCCGCGCCCTTTTCCCTGAGCCGGCGGGCGAGAAGCAGCGAGATCCATCCGCCCATCGACGAGCCGACCAGG
The DNA window shown above is from Amorphus orientalis and carries:
- the purH gene encoding bifunctional phosphoribosylaminoimidazolecarboxamide formyltransferase/IMP cyclohydrolase translates to MVTPSSVPLPDRVAVRRALVSVSDKTGVAEFAGELAKRGVDILSTGGTAKTLSDAGIKVTDVAEVTGFPEVLGGRVKTLHPMIHGGLLGVRNDPQHAAQLVEHGIESIDLLVIDLYPFEKTVASGAAFRETIEQIDIGGPAMIRAAAKNHAFVAVLVDPADYSAVLDEMSAGDGTLPIAMRKRLAAKAYARTAAYDAAISTWFAGEEEQPDKTWFSLGGRLISEMRYGENPHQKAGFYGTGMPRPGVATARQVQGKALSYNNINDTDAAYELVAEFDPERTAAVAIIKHANPCGVAEGDGLVDAYRKALACDPVSAFGGIVALNRELDAEAATAITEIFTEVIIAPGATDEAIEIVAAKKNLRLLLTDGLPDPRFAGPMVRSVAGGFLVQDRDGSVVEDCELTVATARAPSEQEWADLKFAWRVAKHVKSNAIVYVKDGATVGVGAGQMSRVDSARIAARKSADAAEAAGVPEPLTRGSVVASDAFFPFADGLMAAVDAGATAVIQPGGSMRDDEVIKAADEAGIAMVFTGVRHFRH
- the mutM gene encoding bifunctional DNA-formamidopyrimidine glycosylase/DNA-(apurinic or apyrimidinic site) lyase; the protein is MPELPEVETVRRGIAPALVGHTIVSVAQRRPDLRFPFPERFVARVSGRIVTALGRRAKYLVADLDDGTVLLMHLGMSGSFRIEAGAETEVAGRFHLPRSKDRAHDHVEFRLEDGTRIVYNDPRRFGYMALIARAEFDRHPLIRGLGVEPVGEELTGAFLAEKFAGRSTSLKAALLDQRLIAGLGNIYVCEALWRARLSPRRSAGSIARKDGTPTLRAERLAEAVKAVIADAIVAGGSTLRDYMKADGSLGYFQHTFAVYDREHEPCRRESCRGTIRRIVQSGRSTFFCPECQR
- the ubiE gene encoding bifunctional demethylmenaquinone methyltransferase/2-methoxy-6-polyprenyl-1,4-benzoquinol methylase UbiE; this translates as MSETESRTQGGSELPFGFRQVAAGDKQRLVDDVFHRVAQRYDLMNDLMSGGLHRLWKDAMVSWLSPPKSARGRYRVLDVAGGTGDIAFRILNRGGAGTSVTITDINGAMLGVGAERAEKKHLADRSRFVQANAEMLPFADRSHDAYTIAFGIRNVPDRAAALAEAYRVLPRGGRFMCLEFAPVDLPVLQQVYDTYSFRVIPPLGRAVTGDEQPYQYLVESIRTFPIPERFAFEIEEAGFSRVTFRLLSGGIAAIHSGFKV
- the ubiB gene encoding 2-polyprenylphenol 6-hydroxylase gives rise to the protein MALRIAPLLRLVHAGFVLAREGVFGLVVLPDLPPSARFGIRVARLLERRGAKRTEAAVRLTQALNRLGPSYVKLGQFLATRADVVGADAARELAKLQDEVPPISDETARKAIEEGLDRTVEEAFVEFGPAVAAASIAQVHRATVRDRDGGIRTVAVKVLRPGVAGRFARDLESFYMAARLIERFVPHARRLRPVAVVDTLAWSVHLEMDLRLEAAALSEMAENCREDPGFRVPSVDWARTSKTILSMEWIEGIKLSKIEAIREAGIDLEQLAETVMQSFLRHAVRDGFFHADMHPGNLFVEPDGTLVAVDFGITGRLNAAERSFLARILYGFIRRDYRLVAQVHFEAGYVPADQDPDVFAQALRAIGEPIRDQTAQDISMARLLTQLFEVTELFAMTTQPRLIMLQKTMVVVEGVARSLDPKLDMWHVAEPVMRTWVETNIGPARRLQEAGEGLAAFVRLMAEFPDFVDKVSRMSHGFSNMAETGLTLAVDTVDHIAEAEARRTRSRQAALWLGALSLFAIAISVVFG
- a CDS encoding alpha/beta hydrolase is translated as MSETKPQWVPVGDGPEARRIAVRDRPGTEPRVLWLGGFMSDMKGTKAVALDEWGAKTGRAVTRFDYSGHGESEGRFEDGTITKWLDEAEAVFSTFCPGPTILVGSSMGGWISLLLARRLREKGAADRLAGMVLIAPAADFTETLMWANFPEEARQSILKDGVWYRPSPYGEDPYPITRELIEDGRQNLLYETAPIETGCPVHILQGVLDDDVPWTHVTDLVSRLARDDVVLTLVKDGDHRLSRPQDIERMIAAVETVAD